The following proteins come from a genomic window of Miscanthus floridulus cultivar M001 chromosome 2, ASM1932011v1, whole genome shotgun sequence:
- the LOC136538743 gene encoding uncharacterized protein: MPKPHYAASSPPHPPPQQPPLLPLALVPPRQCPLAAAVLALLLLLLATGLWLLLVLSPSQGAPPAASEHSALSDARAVAAAASAGPGAASPLSLGHIVFGIAGSAHLWPRRREYVRLWWDPAAMRGNVWLDAGAPAAPAPSAPWEGSLPPIRVSEDTSRFRYTNPTGHPSGLRIARIAAEVVRLVGGGAGARWVVLVDDDTVLCADNLVAVLSKYDWREMVYVGAPSESHSANTDFSHSMAFGGGGVALSFPLAAALAQTLDVCIERYPKLYGSDDRLHACITELGVPLSREYGFHQWDIRGNAHGLLASHPIVPFISIHHVELVDPIYPGLNSLESLELFTKAMKMEPMSFLQRSICYDQSQKLTFAISLGYVVEVYPNVLLPRDLERSQRTYIAYNRMSQRNEFDFDTRDVQKSLCKKPILFYLKDVWKDGNITRGSYARSSARDDLKRKVLCFRSPPLPDIDEIQVSSSPLSKRWHLAPRRLCSALKVSIDGTLFMFVRQCGRGTFGSASDSL, translated from the exons agccgccGCTCCTCCCGCTGGCGCTCGTCCCGCCGCGGCAGTGCCCGCTTGCCGCGGCCGTGCTGGCGCTGCTCCTGCTGCTACTCGCCAccgggctctggctcctcctcgtGCTCTCCCCGTCCCAGGGGGCGCCCCCCGCCGCATCTGAGCACTCGGCGCTGTCGGATGCGCGCGCCGTGGCCGCGGCCGCGTCCGCGGGCCCCGGCGCGGCCTCGCCTCTCTCGCTCGGCCACATCGTCTTCGGCATCGCCGGGTCGGCGCATCtctggccgcgccgccgcgagTACGTCCGCCTGTGGTGGGACCCCGCCGCGATGCGCGGCAACGTCTGGCTCGACGCGGGCGCGCCCGCCGCGCCGGCGCCTAGCGCCCCCTGGGAGGGCTCCCTCCCGCCGATCCGGGTGTCCGAGGACACCTCGCGCTTCAGGTACACCAACCCCACGGGCCACCCGTCGGGGCTCCGGATCGCACGCATCGCCGCTGAGGTCGTGCGGCTCGTCGGCGGAGGGGCGGGCGCGCGGTGGGTCGTGCTTGTCGATGACGACACCGTGCTGTGCGCGGACAACCTCGTCGCCGTGCTCAGCAAGTACGACTGGAGGGAGATGGTGTACGTCGGGGCGCCGTCCGAGAGCCACTCCGCCAACACCGACTTCAGCCATAGCATGGCTTTCGGAGGTGGCGGTGTCGCGCTCAGCTTCCCACTCGCCGCTGCACTCGCGCAGACGCTTGACGTGTGCATCGAGAGGTACCCCAAGCTGTATGGAAGCGACGATCGCCTCCATGCCTGCATTACGGAGCTCGGCGTGCCCCTATCCCGCGAGTACGGATTCCACCAG TGGGATATCAGAGGCAATGCTCATGGGTTATTGGCATCTCATCCAATTGTTCCTTTCATCAGTATCCACCATGTGGAGCTTGTGGACCCCATATACCCTGGATTGAACTCTCTTGAGAGTCTGGAGCTGTTTACGAAGGCTATGAAAATGGAACCCATGAGCTTCCTGCAGCGTTCAATTTGTTATGATCAAAGCCAAAAGCTTACATTTGCTATCTCGTTGGGCTATGTTGTTGAAGTATACCCCAATGTTCTTCTTCCTCGTGATTTGGAGCGATCGCAGCGTACTTACATTGCATATAATAGGATGAGTCAGAGAAATGAATTTGATTTTGACACTAGAGATGTTCAGAAGTCTTTATGCAAGAAGCCAATCTTATTTTACTTGAAGGATGTCTGGAAGGATGGAAACATAACTAGGGGATCTTACGCACGATCAAGTGCTAGGGATGACCTCAAAAGAAAAGTGTTGTGCTTCCGGTCACCCCCTTTACCTGACATAGATGAGATCCAAGTTTCTTCGTCTCCATTAAGCAAGCGCTGGCATCTG GCACCAAGAAGGTTGTGCAGTGCACTTAAAGTATCTATTGATGGTACTCTGTTTATGTTTGTTCGGCAATGTGGACGTGGGACTTTTGGCTCCGCTTCTGATTCCTTATGA